The following are from one region of the Stenotrophomonas lactitubi genome:
- a CDS encoding FAD-dependent oxidoreductase, with amino-acid sequence MIAHASRSLSIVGAGLAGSLLAILLSRQGWRITLYERRGDPRIADYESGRSINLALAERGRNALRQAGVEVEVMARAVMMRGRMVHPREGEPQLQRYGRDDSEVIWSIHRSDLNTTLLELAEQAGATVHFHRRLHTVDFDAGYARFIDDRDDSPHDIRFDTLVGADGAGSALRAAMNRRDPLGEDIAFLDHSYKELEIPPTDDGGFRIERNALHIWPRGHYMCIALPNHEGTFTVTLFLPNQGDPSFATVNTGVQAEALFAREFADTLPLIPNLRADWEQHPPGLLGTLTLERWHQRDRAVLIGDAAHAMVPFHGQGMNCAFEDCVALARHLMEADDLQSAFAAFEAERKPNARAIQQMALENYLEMRDRVADPAFLLQRELEQELQRRWPTRFVPHYTMVTFLHTPYAEALRRTDIQREMLITATAGHDTLDNIDWNALEAQIHARLPVLEGAH; translated from the coding sequence TTGATCGCACATGCATCCCGCTCGCTGAGCATTGTCGGCGCCGGCCTGGCCGGATCCCTGCTGGCCATCCTGCTGTCACGGCAGGGCTGGCGCATCACCCTGTACGAACGCCGTGGCGATCCGCGCATCGCCGATTACGAAAGCGGTCGCTCGATCAACCTGGCCTTGGCCGAGCGCGGACGCAACGCGTTGCGCCAGGCCGGTGTGGAAGTCGAAGTGATGGCGCGTGCGGTGATGATGCGCGGGCGCATGGTGCATCCGCGCGAAGGCGAGCCGCAGTTGCAGCGCTACGGTCGCGACGACAGCGAAGTGATCTGGTCGATCCATCGCAGCGACCTCAACACCACACTGCTGGAACTGGCCGAGCAGGCCGGTGCCACCGTGCATTTCCACCGCCGCCTGCATACGGTCGATTTCGATGCCGGCTACGCGCGCTTCATCGATGATCGCGACGACAGTCCGCACGATATCCGCTTCGATACGCTGGTGGGTGCCGACGGCGCAGGCTCGGCGCTGCGTGCGGCGATGAACCGTCGCGACCCGCTGGGCGAGGACATTGCCTTCCTCGACCATTCCTACAAGGAACTGGAGATCCCGCCCACCGACGATGGCGGCTTCCGCATCGAGCGCAATGCGCTGCACATCTGGCCACGCGGCCACTACATGTGCATCGCCCTGCCCAACCACGAGGGCACGTTCACCGTGACCCTGTTCCTGCCCAACCAGGGCGATCCGAGTTTCGCTACGGTCAACACTGGCGTCCAGGCGGAAGCACTGTTCGCGCGCGAGTTCGCCGATACCCTGCCGCTGATTCCCAACCTGCGCGCGGACTGGGAGCAGCATCCGCCGGGCCTGCTCGGCACGCTCACCCTGGAACGTTGGCACCAGCGGGACCGCGCCGTGCTGATCGGTGATGCCGCGCACGCGATGGTGCCGTTCCACGGCCAGGGCATGAACTGTGCGTTCGAGGACTGCGTGGCACTGGCCCGCCATCTGATGGAGGCGGACGACCTGCAGAGCGCCTTCGCCGCGTTCGAAGCCGAGCGCAAACCGAACGCGCGTGCGATCCAGCAGATGGCGCTGGAGAACTATCTGGAGATGCGCGACCGGGTGGCCGATCCGGCCTTCCTGCTGCAGCGCGAGCTGGAACAGGAACTGCAGCGGCGCTGGCCGACGCGTTTCGTCCCGCACTACACGATGGTGACCTTCCTGCACACGCCCTATGCCGAGGCACTGCGCCGCACCGACATCCAGCGCGAGATGCTGATCACCGCCACAGCGGGCCACGACACGCTGGACAACATCGACTGGAACGCACTGGAGGCGCAGATCCATGCGCGGCTGCCGGTGCTGGAGGGCGCGCACTGA
- the sbcB gene encoding exodeoxyribonuclease I, with product MADSFLFYDLETFGQDPRRTRIAQYAAIRTDSDLNEIDTPVSFFVRPADDLLPSPMATMVTGITPQQALAEGISEAEAFDRINEQLSRPGTCALGYNTLRFDDEFIRYGLFRNFHDPYEREWRNGNSRWDLLDMLRLMHAIRPEGIHWPKREDGATSFKLEHLAEANGVREGDAHEALSDVRATIGMARLFKQSQPRLWDYALKLRDKRFVGSLLDITALKPVLHISMRYPASRLCAAPVLPLAVHPTINNRVIVFDLDGDIDDLLELPAEVIAQRLYLRASELPEGVARVPLKEVHLNKVPALVAWNHLRADDHARLGLDVAAIEAKAERLRAFAPQLAEKARQVYNQPRAASVSDVDASLYDGFLGAGDKPLLALARTTPPEQLAALEGRFRDPRLPELLFRYRARNHPGSLAPEERERWNAYRRQRLSGEEGLGELNLAQYQQQLDALAAEAPDDVRRATLLQSLRDWGQHLQEDL from the coding sequence ATGGCCGACAGCTTCCTGTTCTACGACCTGGAAACCTTCGGCCAGGATCCGCGTCGCACCCGCATCGCCCAGTACGCGGCGATCCGCACCGACAGCGATCTCAACGAGATCGACACGCCGGTCAGCTTCTTCGTTCGCCCTGCCGACGATCTGCTGCCCTCGCCGATGGCCACGATGGTCACCGGCATCACCCCGCAGCAGGCGCTGGCCGAAGGCATCAGCGAAGCTGAAGCATTCGATCGCATCAACGAGCAGCTGTCGCGCCCCGGCACCTGCGCGCTGGGCTACAACACCCTGCGCTTCGATGACGAGTTCATCCGCTACGGTCTGTTCCGCAACTTCCACGACCCGTACGAACGCGAGTGGCGCAATGGCAATTCGCGCTGGGACCTGCTGGACATGCTGCGGCTGATGCATGCCATCCGTCCGGAGGGCATCCATTGGCCCAAGCGCGAAGACGGCGCCACGTCGTTCAAGCTCGAACACCTGGCCGAGGCCAACGGCGTGCGCGAGGGCGATGCCCACGAAGCACTGTCGGACGTGCGCGCGACGATCGGCATGGCGCGCCTGTTCAAGCAGTCGCAGCCGCGCCTGTGGGACTACGCGTTGAAGCTGCGCGACAAGCGTTTCGTCGGCAGCCTGCTCGACATCACCGCGCTGAAGCCGGTGCTGCATATCTCGATGCGTTACCCGGCCAGCCGCCTGTGCGCGGCGCCGGTGTTGCCGCTGGCGGTACATCCGACCATCAACAACCGGGTGATCGTGTTCGACCTCGACGGCGATATCGACGACCTGCTGGAGCTGCCTGCCGAGGTGATCGCCCAGCGCCTGTACCTGCGTGCCAGCGAACTGCCCGAAGGCGTAGCCCGGGTGCCGTTGAAGGAAGTGCACCTGAACAAGGTGCCGGCGCTGGTGGCCTGGAACCACCTGCGCGCCGATGACCACGCACGACTCGGGCTGGACGTGGCAGCGATCGAAGCCAAGGCCGAACGACTGCGCGCGTTCGCACCACAGTTGGCCGAGAAGGCGCGCCAGGTCTACAACCAGCCGCGCGCGGCGAGCGTCTCCGACGTGGACGCTTCGCTGTACGACGGCTTCCTCGGTGCCGGCGACAAGCCGCTGCTGGCACTGGCACGGACCACGCCACCGGAACAGTTGGCTGCACTGGAAGGCCGCTTCCGCGACCCGCGGCTGCCCGAGCTGTTGTTCCGCTACCGCGCCCGCAATCATCCCGGCAGCCTCGCACCGGAAGAACGCGAGCGCTGGAATGCCTATCGCCGCCAGCGCCTGTCCGGCGAGGAAGGCCTGGGCGAACTCAACCTGGCCCAATACCAACAGCAGCTTGATGCGCTGGCGGCCGAAGCGCCCGACGACGTTCGCCGCGCCACGCTGCTGCAGTCGCTGCGTGACTGGGGCCAGCACCTGCAGGAGGACCTGTGA
- a CDS encoding DUF2461 domain-containing protein: MSTYFSDASFKFLRSLALHNDKTWFNDHRQQYEDHVRQPFLRLLGDLQPALTEVSGHFRADTRGVGGSLFRIHRDARFSHDKSPYKIWQGARLFHERRREVAAPSFYVHLQPGESFVGAGLWHPEPETQRRVRHFILDNPGSWKAAAHAPALRKRFDFEETEKLVRPPRGFPADFEFIDDLKHRNWVMWRSLDDATMTGPRLLSTLGKDLAGLGPFVDYLCAALDLEF, translated from the coding sequence GTGAGCACCTATTTCTCCGATGCCAGTTTCAAGTTCCTGCGCAGCCTGGCGCTGCACAACGACAAGACCTGGTTCAACGACCATCGCCAGCAGTACGAAGACCATGTGCGGCAGCCGTTCCTGCGCCTGCTGGGCGACCTGCAGCCGGCGCTGACCGAGGTGAGCGGACACTTCCGCGCAGACACCCGTGGCGTGGGCGGCTCGTTGTTCCGCATCCACCGCGATGCGCGCTTCTCCCATGACAAGTCGCCGTACAAAATCTGGCAGGGCGCGCGCCTGTTCCATGAGCGCCGCCGCGAAGTGGCCGCGCCCTCGTTCTACGTGCACCTGCAACCGGGCGAGAGCTTCGTCGGCGCCGGGCTGTGGCATCCCGAACCGGAAACCCAGCGCCGCGTCCGCCACTTCATCCTCGACAACCCCGGTAGCTGGAAGGCAGCCGCGCATGCACCGGCGCTGCGCAAGCGTTTCGACTTCGAGGAAACCGAGAAGCTGGTGCGTCCACCGCGCGGCTTCCCCGCCGACTTCGAGTTCATCGATGACCTCAAGCATCGCAACTGGGTGATGTGGCGTTCGCTGGACGATGCCACGATGACCGGCCCGCGCCTGTTGTCCACGCTTGGCAAGGATCTGGCAGGATTGGGCCCGTTCGTAGACTACCTCTGCGCCGCGCTGGATCTGGAGTTCTGA
- a CDS encoding DUF2939 domain-containing protein: MKKLIGILVLLIVVVAGWWFGGPYVTVHGLSKAIEQRDTARLERYVDFPRVRTSLRAQLNDYLVRQAGPEVASSPFGALLYGLGDQLGGAAVETMVTPTGIGAMLQGHVLWKRGRNELQGGDAFGTTEPARPLKNAEHHFEALDRFVVDVDRGPGQPPLKVVLEPQGLRWKVVDLQLGMSATP, translated from the coding sequence ATGAAGAAGCTCATTGGCATCCTCGTTCTGCTGATCGTCGTGGTGGCGGGCTGGTGGTTCGGCGGCCCCTACGTGACCGTGCATGGCCTGTCCAAGGCCATCGAACAACGCGACACCGCGCGCTTGGAGCGCTACGTGGATTTCCCACGCGTGCGCACCAGTCTGCGTGCCCAGCTCAATGATTACCTGGTGCGCCAGGCCGGCCCCGAGGTGGCTTCCAGCCCCTTCGGCGCGCTGCTGTACGGGTTGGGCGACCAGTTGGGCGGTGCCGCGGTGGAAACGATGGTCACCCCCACCGGCATCGGCGCGATGCTGCAGGGCCACGTGCTGTGGAAGCGCGGCCGCAATGAACTACAGGGTGGTGATGCCTTCGGCACGACCGAACCGGCGCGACCGCTGAAGAACGCCGAACACCACTTCGAAGCGCTGGACCGCTTCGTGGTCGACGTCGATCGCGGTCCCGGCCAGCCACCGTTGAAGGTAGTGCTGGAACCGCAGGGCCTGCGTTGGAAGGTGGTGGACCTGCAGCTGGGGATGTCAGCCACGCCTTGA
- a CDS encoding 5'-nucleotidase — protein MGDNSPRLLTVAVTSRALFDLEESHALFESDGVAAYAEYQRQHEDDILGPGVAFPVVRKLLALNQGASPENPRVEVILLSRNSADTGLRIFNSIQHYGLGIIRATFTAGEPTWPYVKPFGTDLFLSANPESVRSALRHGIAAATILPKPPGETAAAAADQIDITRPAGQLRIAFDGDAVIFGDESERISREQGVEAFGRHERERAREPLSGGPFRGFLSALHTLQEVFPAGDSAPIRTALVTARSAPAHERVIRTLREWGVRLDEALFLGGRHKGPFLQAFGADIFFDDSQHNIDSAREHVAAGHVPHGVANEG, from the coding sequence ATGGGCGACAATTCCCCCCGTTTGCTGACCGTCGCGGTGACCTCGCGTGCGCTGTTCGACCTGGAAGAAAGCCATGCACTGTTCGAGAGCGATGGCGTGGCCGCCTATGCCGAGTACCAGCGCCAGCACGAGGACGACATCCTCGGGCCGGGCGTGGCCTTCCCGGTGGTGCGCAAGCTGCTGGCGCTGAACCAGGGCGCCAGCCCCGAGAACCCGCGCGTGGAAGTGATCCTGCTGTCGCGCAACTCAGCCGATACCGGCCTGCGCATCTTCAATTCCATCCAGCACTACGGGCTGGGCATCATCCGCGCGACGTTCACCGCCGGTGAGCCAACCTGGCCATACGTGAAGCCGTTCGGCACCGACCTGTTCCTGTCGGCCAATCCGGAATCGGTGCGCAGCGCGCTGCGCCATGGCATCGCCGCTGCAACCATCCTGCCCAAGCCACCGGGCGAGACTGCCGCCGCTGCCGCCGACCAGATCGACATTACCCGCCCGGCCGGGCAGCTGCGCATCGCCTTCGATGGTGATGCGGTGATCTTCGGCGATGAGAGCGAGCGCATCTCGCGCGAGCAGGGCGTGGAAGCCTTCGGCCGGCACGAACGCGAGCGTGCACGCGAGCCACTCAGTGGCGGTCCGTTCCGTGGTTTCCTCTCTGCGCTGCACACGTTGCAGGAAGTATTCCCGGCTGGCGACAGCGCGCCCATCCGCACGGCGCTGGTGACCGCGCGTTCTGCACCGGCGCACGAGCGCGTGATCCGCACCCTGCGCGAATGGGGCGTGCGCCTGGACGAGGCGCTGTTCCTCGGTGGGCGGCACAAGGGCCCGTTCCTGCAGGCGTTCGGCGCGGATATCTTCTTTGATGATTCGCAGCACAACATCGACAGTGCGCGTGAACACGTGGCGGCCGGGCACGTCCCGCACGGCGTCGCCAACGAGGGCTGA